A genomic region of Candidatus Pseudomonas phytovorans contains the following coding sequences:
- a CDS encoding ABC transporter ATP-binding protein, which produces MSDSSTPLDDTAPSTINARRPLSRVLSPIRGRLALAAVLAAAGSMLALVPLAGIAHIAHLALSETGTSAEIGRAIAASIASLFTGMALITGAEMLAHQADNHITHHLRVAIGQRLMQVPLGWFTERASSEVKRAMQDDIGTLHSLTAHFFTALGRTVGAVLISVAYLFAMDWRLAVVVLLPFPAFFLFLHRAIKASAAHMGDVVAAMGRIDNAVVEFVNGMPLVKAFGGRGNAQDRYRAAVDAFADTFTGFTRPLVAAMARANALIAPVTVLGVVLLAGMLFVALGWIEPLKILPFALVTPGLCAPLQLLHYITHDLNNAVGAAQRVQALLDTPVLPAPAAGSLPNGSEIRVEQLSHAYAPGNNVLNDVSFTLAPGTTTAIVGPSGAGKSTLARLLLRFFDPDSGRITLGGVDLRHIESRELYRSVGFVLQEVRLIHASVADNIALGRPTATREQIEAAARLANIHARILQLPRGYDSVVGEDAQLSGGEQQRLSIARAVLLDPPVLVLDEATAAADAESEAAIQGALSRFARGRTLLVIAHRLDTVMHADQILVLDQGALCEQGRHTELLTRQGLYARLWAQGGYQDTVKKALPAC; this is translated from the coding sequence ATGTCTGATTCATCAACACCCCTTGACGATACCGCCCCCTCAACAATCAACGCTCGCCGCCCGCTCAGCCGTGTGCTCTCCCCCATTCGCGGGCGGCTGGCCCTTGCGGCAGTGCTGGCCGCTGCCGGTTCGATGCTGGCCTTGGTGCCGCTGGCAGGCATTGCGCACATCGCACACCTGGCCCTGAGCGAAACCGGCACATCTGCCGAAATTGGCCGGGCCATCGCAGCCAGCATCGCCAGCCTGTTCACCGGCATGGCCCTGATCACCGGGGCGGAAATGCTGGCGCACCAGGCCGACAACCACATCACCCATCACCTGCGCGTGGCTATCGGCCAGCGCCTGATGCAAGTGCCGCTCGGCTGGTTCACCGAACGGGCATCAAGCGAGGTGAAGCGCGCCATGCAGGACGACATCGGCACACTGCACAGCCTGACTGCGCACTTTTTCACCGCGCTGGGCCGCACCGTGGGCGCGGTGCTGATTTCCGTGGCCTACCTGTTCGCCATGGACTGGCGCCTTGCAGTGGTCGTGCTGCTGCCCTTCCCGGCGTTTTTCCTGTTTCTGCACCGGGCCATCAAGGCCAGCGCAGCACATATGGGTGATGTGGTGGCAGCCATGGGGCGCATCGACAACGCGGTGGTCGAGTTCGTCAATGGCATGCCGCTGGTCAAAGCATTCGGCGGGCGCGGCAACGCGCAAGACCGCTACCGTGCGGCGGTCGATGCCTTCGCCGACACTTTCACCGGGTTCACCCGCCCACTGGTTGCGGCGATGGCCCGGGCCAATGCCTTGATCGCGCCGGTGACGGTACTGGGCGTGGTGCTGCTGGCAGGCATGCTGTTCGTGGCCTTGGGCTGGATCGAGCCGCTAAAGATACTGCCGTTCGCCTTGGTCACACCTGGGCTGTGCGCGCCGCTGCAGCTGTTGCACTACATCACCCACGACCTCAACAACGCGGTGGGGGCGGCCCAACGGGTGCAGGCGCTGCTGGACACCCCGGTGCTGCCGGCCCCTGCCGCTGGCAGCCTGCCCAACGGCAGCGAAATACGCGTGGAGCAACTGAGCCATGCCTATGCCCCCGGCAACAACGTGCTCAATGACGTCAGCTTCACCTTGGCCCCCGGCACCACCACCGCCATCGTCGGCCCGTCTGGCGCCGGCAAGTCGACCCTGGCGCGTCTGCTGCTGCGGTTCTTCGACCCCGACAGCGGGCGCATCACCCTGGGCGGCGTCGACCTGCGGCACATCGAGAGCCGCGAACTGTACCGAAGCGTAGGTTTCGTGCTGCAGGAGGTGCGGCTGATTCATGCAAGCGTGGCCGACAACATCGCCCTGGGCCGACCAACTGCAACCCGCGAACAAATCGAAGCCGCTGCACGCCTGGCCAACATTCACGCGCGCATCCTGCAACTGCCGCGTGGCTATGACTCGGTAGTGGGCGAAGACGCGCAATTGTCCGGGGGCGAGCAGCAGCGCCTGAGCATTGCCCGCGCCGTGCTGCTCGACCCGCCCGTGCTGGTACTGGACGAGGCCACCGCCGCCGCCGATGCCGAAAGCGAGGCGGCCATCCAGGGTGCCCTGTCGCGTTTCGCCCGAGGTCGCACCCTGCTGGTCATTGCTCACCGGCTGGACACGGTGATGCATGCCGACCAGATCCTGGTGCTCGACCAAGGCGCCCTGTGTGAACAAGGTCGCCACACCGAATTGCTCACCCGCCAGGGCCTGTATGCACGGCTGTGGGCGCAGGGTGGGTATCAGGACACTGTGAAAAAGGCACTGCCAGCATGCTGA
- a CDS encoding ABC transporter ATP-binding protein, protein MLKTFVRLLGESAPAWRRYLLMTVLYGVFSGLTISTLAPIMLHLLNNELRATCAWLAVLAAGMLLCWAWRRRVEQAGITLAVAVLQGGRQHIGAHVAQLPLGWFTPDNTARLGHVITQGTMAVAQLPAHVLTPLISGCITPLVLLLALFTLHPPLGLIALLALPALAAVLLFSARLGRHADQAFQQHFAAASQRMVEFAQAQSVLRAFNGAGGGTRLLAQSLEQQRNSGMGLIIRASLSALLNSWAVQTTFAALLVAAGLWFGDHAGGQVQDAVAVIVALALVCRFIDPLLDVASHVEILRGAHGHLQEIERILAARPLPEPASPQRPVDGAIDLQAVSMRYSSAGPEVLKNVNLHIPAGSMTAIIGASGSGKTSLMRLIARFFDTTEGSVCIGGVDVRQMARASLTDTVSQVLQDTWLFQGSIADNIRIGKPEASDAEVLQAAQMAGLAHTVERLPGGLDNPVGEGGARLSGGERQRVTIARALIRQAPVLLVDEATAALDAENQAVIAQTLHSLRGRCTLVVIAHQLSTVAMADHIVVLEAGQVVEQGAPATLRANGGRYARMLEQRRAANGWRIGASMAEHD, encoded by the coding sequence ATGCTGAAAACCTTCGTTCGACTGCTGGGCGAAAGCGCCCCCGCCTGGCGCCGTTACCTGCTGATGACCGTGCTGTATGGGGTATTCAGTGGCCTGACGATCAGCACCCTGGCGCCGATCATGCTGCACCTGCTGAACAACGAGCTACGCGCTACCTGTGCATGGCTGGCGGTGCTGGCAGCCGGCATGCTGCTGTGCTGGGCCTGGCGACGCCGGGTGGAACAGGCCGGCATAACCTTGGCGGTGGCGGTACTGCAAGGCGGCCGCCAGCACATCGGTGCCCACGTGGCACAACTGCCGCTGGGCTGGTTCACCCCCGACAACACTGCCCGGCTGGGGCATGTGATCACCCAGGGCACGATGGCCGTGGCCCAATTGCCCGCCCATGTACTGACGCCATTGATCAGTGGCTGCATCACACCGCTGGTACTGCTGCTTGCGCTGTTCACCCTGCACCCGCCGCTGGGCCTGATCGCCCTGCTGGCGCTGCCGGCGCTGGCTGCTGTGCTGTTGTTCAGCGCACGCCTTGGGCGCCACGCCGATCAGGCCTTCCAGCAGCACTTTGCCGCCGCCAGCCAGCGCATGGTCGAGTTCGCCCAGGCACAGTCGGTGCTGCGGGCTTTCAATGGGGCGGGCGGTGGCACGCGGTTGCTGGCGCAAAGCCTGGAGCAACAGCGCAACAGCGGCATGGGCCTGATCATTCGCGCTTCGCTATCTGCACTGCTTAACAGCTGGGCCGTGCAGACAACCTTCGCCGCGCTGTTGGTGGCTGCCGGCCTGTGGTTCGGCGATCACGCGGGTGGCCAGGTGCAGGACGCGGTGGCGGTTATCGTGGCACTGGCGCTGGTCTGCCGCTTCATCGACCCGCTGCTGGATGTGGCCAGCCATGTCGAGATCCTGCGCGGGGCGCATGGCCACTTGCAGGAAATCGAGCGGATCCTGGCAGCCAGGCCATTACCCGAACCCGCCTCGCCCCAGCGCCCGGTGGACGGCGCAATCGACCTGCAAGCGGTGAGCATGCGCTACAGCAGCGCCGGACCCGAGGTGTTGAAGAACGTGAACCTGCATATTCCTGCAGGCAGCATGACCGCCATCATCGGCGCCTCGGGCTCGGGCAAGACCTCGCTGATGCGCCTGATTGCAAGGTTTTTCGATACCACCGAAGGCAGCGTGTGCATTGGCGGCGTGGACGTGCGGCAAATGGCCCGTGCCAGCCTGACCGACACGGTCAGCCAGGTCCTGCAGGATACCTGGCTGTTCCAGGGCAGCATCGCCGACAACATCCGTATCGGCAAACCCGAAGCCAGCGACGCCGAGGTGTTGCAGGCGGCGCAAATGGCCGGGCTGGCACACACCGTCGAACGGTTGCCTGGCGGCCTCGATAACCCCGTGGGTGAAGGCGGTGCAAGGCTTTCCGGTGGCGAGCGCCAGCGTGTCACCATTGCCCGTGCGCTGATCAGGCAAGCACCAGTACTGCTGGTGGACGAAGCCACTGCCGCCCTCGATGCCGAGAACCAGGCCGTGATTGCCCAGACGCTGCACAGCCTGCGTGGGCGTTGCACCTTGGTGGTCATCGCACACCAGCTCAGCACCGTGGCAATGGCCGATCATATCGTGGTACTGGAGGCCGGCCAGGTTGTCGAGCAAGGCGCACCGGCAACATTGCGCGCCAATGGCGGGCGCTATGCACGCATGCTCGAACAGCGTCGCGCCGCCAACGGCTGGCGCATCGGGGCATCGATGGCGGAACACGACTGA
- a CDS encoding iron chelate uptake ABC transporter family permease subunit: MRVAWPILFLLLCAASLAVGVRELAWAQLLTLQGDAWLTLTASRLPRLAALILVGVGLAVCGVILQQIVRNRFVEPATTGGLDAARLGILLSLGLAPAAGALLRMLFALAVCFAASLLFVAIIRRIRARNAVLVPVIGLMYGGVLSALAEFYAYRFNLLQSMQGWLLGDFSKVVQGRYEILYLIVPIVLLTYLYAQRFTVLGMGESMATSLGLNYTANVTLGLLLVAVTVSASVIIVGAIPFVGLVVPNLVALRHGDNLRRTLPLVALGGAALLLACDLLGRLLIYPFEVPIGLTAGGLGGLIFLGLIIWRQR, from the coding sequence ATGCGTGTTGCATGGCCCATTCTGTTCCTGCTGTTGTGTGCGGCCTCACTGGCGGTTGGCGTGCGTGAACTGGCCTGGGCGCAGTTGCTTACCCTGCAAGGCGACGCCTGGCTGACCCTGACCGCAAGCCGCCTGCCACGGTTGGCAGCATTGATACTGGTGGGTGTCGGGCTGGCGGTATGCGGGGTGATCCTGCAGCAGATCGTGCGCAACCGCTTCGTCGAGCCCGCTACCACCGGCGGGCTCGACGCCGCGCGCCTGGGCATTCTGCTGTCGCTGGGCCTGGCACCGGCAGCCGGGGCACTGCTGCGCATGCTGTTTGCACTGGCGGTGTGCTTTGCCGCCAGCCTGCTGTTCGTCGCCATCATCCGCCGCATACGCGCCCGCAACGCAGTGCTGGTGCCGGTCATCGGCCTGATGTACGGCGGCGTGCTGAGTGCGTTGGCCGAGTTTTACGCCTACCGCTTCAACCTGCTGCAGAGCATGCAGGGCTGGTTGCTGGGTGATTTTTCCAAGGTGGTGCAGGGCCGCTACGAAATCCTCTACCTGATCGTACCGATCGTGCTGCTGACCTACCTGTACGCCCAACGTTTCACTGTGCTCGGCATGGGCGAAAGCATGGCCACCAGCCTGGGCCTGAACTACACCGCCAACGTGACGTTGGGCCTGCTGCTGGTAGCGGTGACGGTGTCGGCCAGCGTGATCATTGTCGGCGCCATCCCCTTCGTCGGCCTGGTGGTGCCCAACCTGGTCGCCCTGCGCCACGGCGACAACCTGCGCCGCACCCTGCCGCTGGTGGCCTTGGGTGGTGCGGCCTTGCTGCTGGCCTGCGACCTGCTCGGGCGGCTGCTGATCTACCCGTTCGAAGTGCCCATCGGCCTGACGGCAGGCGGCCTGGGCGGGCTGATATTCCTCGGGCTGATCATCTGGAGGCAGCGATGA
- a CDS encoding iron chelate uptake ABC transporter family permease subunit — protein sequence MKSRQCMWLVVIALATAFVFINAGADFAYLIPKRLVRLAAMVIGGVCVACSGIAFQTLTGNRILTPAIMGYEAVYLLLQALLVLAMGVQGLVVLGSDGNFLLSVLLMLGYSWALHRWLFRDGKNNVYFLLLVGLVLTMVMATFTQFVQLKVSPGEFSMLLGYTQASFNRASPQLLLYSAVLVTGLCVLLARAVPVLDVLALGRDQAISLGVDYRRNVRLLLALIAALVAVSTSLLGPTAFMGVFVANITYAMAGTFRHRVTLALGSAVAIAVFIAAQLLVEHVFNYRTTVGILVNLVCGTYFLALMVRNRGAA from the coding sequence ATGAAAAGCCGGCAGTGCATGTGGCTGGTCGTGATCGCCCTGGCCACGGCGTTCGTGTTCATCAACGCCGGCGCGGACTTCGCCTACCTCATCCCCAAGCGCCTGGTGCGCCTGGCGGCCATGGTGATCGGTGGCGTGTGCGTGGCCTGCTCCGGCATCGCCTTCCAGACCCTTACCGGCAACCGCATCCTCACCCCGGCGATCATGGGCTACGAGGCCGTGTACCTGTTGTTGCAGGCACTACTGGTGCTGGCCATGGGCGTGCAGGGGCTGGTGGTGCTCGGCAGTGATGGCAACTTCCTGCTCTCGGTGCTGCTGATGCTCGGCTACTCCTGGGCCCTGCACCGCTGGTTGTTTCGCGACGGTAAAAACAACGTGTACTTCCTGCTGCTGGTCGGCCTGGTGCTGACCATGGTCATGGCCACGTTCACCCAGTTCGTCCAGCTGAAAGTCAGCCCAGGTGAGTTCTCGATGCTGCTGGGCTACACCCAGGCTTCGTTCAACCGGGCATCGCCGCAGTTGCTGCTGTATTCAGCCGTGCTGGTGACGGGCTTGTGTGTGCTGCTGGCCAGGGCCGTACCGGTGCTGGACGTACTGGCGCTCGGGCGGGACCAGGCCATTTCGCTGGGTGTGGACTACCGGCGCAACGTGCGCCTGCTGCTGGCGCTGATCGCAGCGCTGGTGGCGGTGTCGACCAGCCTGTTGGGGCCCACGGCATTCATGGGCGTATTCGTCGCCAACATCACCTATGCCATGGCCGGCACCTTCCGCCACCGGGTCACCCTGGCCCTGGGCAGCGCCGTGGCCATTGCCGTGTTCATCGCCGCCCAATTGCTGGTCGAGCATGTCTTCAACTACAGGACCACCGTCGGCATCCTCGTGAACCTGGTGTGTGGCACCTACTTCCTCGCCCT